Proteins encoded within one genomic window of Candidatus Methylomirabilota bacterium:
- a CDS encoding radical SAM protein encodes MTFSVGIGLTNECDLRCPHCYRPDATLDRLSLVTVQRVCDAIPVGSMNLGVGENGLHPEYRAVLDYLAARGIKTSITSNGASIACLSDAEVRRFRSVEFSIDFPTEAAHDAFRGAGNWRAVQAGLARCQGLGVPVTVTTVLMRPNARAMPGLVEVARRVGANLRVNVYQPAKTDGFTLPYDEFWDAFRRLADCTRLVATSEPVLAAVLGLEGFAGPGCGRSTVRVAPDGRILPCTYWPASTLTVESLVALGPAILSTAEFAAARQVPGPCAGCPCRGGCAGRRALVGGLDAADVYCPFARGDPLRLDWPRAAGQDLPKVGSACTTVVAPA; translated from the coding sequence ATGACCTTCTCGGTAGGCATCGGGCTGACCAACGAGTGCGACCTCCGCTGTCCCCACTGCTACCGTCCCGACGCGACCCTGGATCGCCTGAGCCTGGTGACCGTCCAGCGCGTCTGCGACGCGATCCCGGTCGGCTCCATGAACCTCGGGGTCGGCGAAAACGGCCTTCACCCGGAATACCGCGCGGTGCTCGACTACCTGGCGGCCCGGGGCATCAAGACCAGCATCACCTCGAACGGCGCCAGCATCGCCTGCCTGAGCGACGCCGAGGTCCGGCGATTCCGGAGCGTGGAGTTCTCGATCGACTTCCCGACCGAGGCGGCCCACGACGCCTTCCGCGGCGCCGGAAACTGGCGGGCGGTCCAGGCGGGGCTCGCGCGCTGCCAGGGGCTGGGAGTGCCGGTGACGGTGACCACGGTGCTGATGCGGCCCAACGCGCGCGCCATGCCCGGCCTCGTCGAGGTCGCCCGGCGGGTCGGGGCCAACCTCCGCGTCAACGTCTACCAGCCCGCCAAGACCGACGGCTTCACGTTGCCCTACGACGAGTTCTGGGACGCCTTTCGACGCCTGGCCGATTGCACCCGCCTGGTCGCGACCTCCGAGCCCGTCCTGGCCGCCGTCCTCGGGCTCGAGGGGTTCGCCGGCCCGGGCTGCGGGCGCTCGACGGTCCGGGTCGCGCCCGACGGCCGGATCCTGCCCTGCACCTACTGGCCGGCGAGCACGCTGACGGTGGAGAGCCTGGTGGCGCTGGGCCCGGCCATCTTGTCGACGGCGGAGTTCGCAGCCGCCCGGCAGGTGCCCGGGCCCTGCGCCGGCTGCCCGTGTCGGGGCGGCTGCGCGGGTCGGCGCGCGCTCGTCGGCGGCCTGGACGCCGCGGATGTCTACTGCCCGTTCGCCCGTGGGGATCCGCTG